A stretch of Hydrogenothermus marinus DNA encodes these proteins:
- a CDS encoding Bax inhibitor-1/YccA family protein, with protein sequence METSSLQQQKAIQIEKSNLIAKTYGLLSLGFLLMALGTVVGLQFVPQLLSLGKWGFLIVSLVVTIGTMVLALMNQKNALGYLFFFAFTFSIGFFDAPAIAVIFSSAVLLEIFKQAFLLTAIITGSLTAYAFITKKDFSFLGGFLFTGLILVVIMAVVGLFWHNTTLSFVMSGIGALVFSGFILYDTSRLIHEKGTPIEIAIALFLDIINLFWMLFNLLNILKGEE encoded by the coding sequence ATGGAAACAAGTAGTTTACAGCAACAAAAAGCAATACAGATAGAAAAGTCTAATTTAATTGCTAAAACTTATGGTCTTTTATCCTTAGGATTTCTTTTAATGGCTTTAGGTACAGTTGTTGGTCTTCAATTTGTACCTCAGCTATTATCCTTAGGTAAATGGGGATTTTTGATAGTTTCTCTTGTAGTAACTATTGGAACTATGGTTCTTGCTTTAATGAATCAAAAGAATGCTCTGGGCTATTTATTTTTCTTTGCATTTACTTTTTCTATTGGATTTTTTGATGCTCCTGCTATTGCAGTTATTTTTTCTTCAGCAGTATTGTTAGAAATATTTAAGCAAGCATTTTTATTAACAGCTATCATTACAGGAAGTTTAACAGCATATGCTTTTATTACTAAAAAAGATTTTAGTTTCTTAGGTGGATTTTTATTTACAGGTTTAATTTTAGTTGTAATTATGGCTGTTGTTGGTTTATTTTGGCATAATACTACCTTATCTTTTGTAATGTCTGGAATTGGTGCTTTAGTTTTCTCTGGATTTATTCTTTATGACACTTCAAGACTTATTCATGAAAAAGGTACACCTATTGAAATAGCTATAGCATTATTCTTAGATATAATTAACCTATTTTGGATGTTATTTAATCTTTTAAATATCCTAAAAGGCGAAGAGTAA
- the glnD gene encoding [protein-PII] uridylyltransferase — translation MKTVNIDDRKKILNNYFQKKEEIIEKHYKGETGLNTVRALSDLTDETIKKFAELSFENPEDVSIVVLGGYGRRELCFKSDIDISLVFKEENFENLKASLESFYYLLLDLKVDIGFSPRDIRTFMKLSDKDLTVATSLLQGRFLWGNEDIYKNLIKRFKNLIKRKRNEYINATLRARKQRYQKTGSSIYMMEPHVKEGEGGLRDFHEVFWIAKVLDNVEDYKYFIEKNIILEEEYVELIRAYDFILRIRNQMHLICNKKCDVLVFPLQEEVAKKLGYAQENDDIDQLRASIEQMMRFYYLNAKSINTITKRILKNLTQQNYFEEYIPIDDVFIRNSTELDIINKEKFENDVINILKAFKYFKEYYLDFSSQLEYLLRKNEKSLKENIHRNDIKKLVREIFSDVKNLPNTIRKMQEFYVIDELIPEFGYQRCHFQYDTYHKYTTDAHAIKAVEMLEGLKIADNPQKKPYYEIYKEIERKDLLIWAIFLHDIGKGHNTDHSVLGSQMAYDILTRFGYSKRDAKIVSKLVLYHLEMAKVSQRRNLNDPKVLNDFIKKVKNKEFLKMLTVLTWCDANAVGPNAWNDWKNALLLELYYKAYQILEEGISAEEHHQRQLAKKKEEIKAILEKEYSKEVANKFLNRVSDYYIISTSLDDILKHFELEYELLKTGDPQFIFEENITVGFSELIIAVSDIENPLLIFTGILSSMNINILSIFSFTRKDNTVLIEAHISTPALEAVDKEKFKKFVQIFEDYRKGIITFEDIVKTIKYKGFKAGTIPPPTFVKIDNKTSDSYTIFDISAEDRIGLLFDIIKVLSKFDLYVHIVKATTQGERARDSFYVRTKDMKKITDENLLDKVKKELLDVIKS, via the coding sequence ATGAAAACTGTAAATATAGATGATAGAAAAAAAATTCTAAATAATTATTTTCAGAAAAAAGAAGAAATTATAGAAAAACATTATAAAGGAGAAACAGGACTAAATACTGTCAGGGCTTTATCAGATTTAACAGATGAAACTATAAAAAAATTTGCAGAGCTTTCATTTGAGAATCCAGAAGATGTATCAATAGTTGTACTTGGAGGATATGGAAGAAGGGAACTTTGTTTTAAATCAGATATAGATATTTCTTTAGTTTTTAAAGAAGAAAATTTTGAAAATTTAAAAGCCTCTTTAGAAAGCTTTTATTATCTTCTTTTAGACCTTAAAGTAGATATAGGTTTTTCACCAAGAGATATAAGAACATTTATGAAACTTTCAGATAAAGATTTAACTGTTGCAACTTCTTTACTTCAAGGAAGATTTTTATGGGGAAATGAAGATATATACAAAAATCTAATTAAAAGATTTAAAAATTTAATTAAAAGAAAAAGAAATGAGTATATAAATGCAACATTAAGAGCAAGAAAACAAAGATACCAAAAAACAGGAAGTAGTATATATATGATGGAGCCTCATGTTAAAGAAGGAGAAGGCGGATTAAGAGATTTTCATGAAGTTTTTTGGATAGCAAAAGTTTTAGACAATGTTGAAGATTATAAATATTTTATAGAAAAAAATATAATATTAGAAGAAGAATATGTTGAACTTATTAGAGCTTATGATTTTATTCTTAGAATAAGAAACCAAATGCATCTTATATGCAATAAAAAATGCGATGTTCTTGTATTTCCACTTCAAGAAGAAGTAGCTAAAAAGCTTGGATATGCTCAAGAAAATGATGATATAGATCAACTTAGAGCATCTATAGAACAGATGATGAGATTTTATTATCTAAATGCAAAATCTATTAACACAATAACAAAAAGAATTTTAAAAAATCTTACACAGCAAAACTATTTTGAAGAATATATACCAATAGATGATGTATTTATTAGAAATTCTACAGAGCTTGATATTATAAATAAAGAAAAGTTTGAAAATGATGTAATAAATATATTAAAAGCATTTAAATATTTTAAAGAATATTATCTTGACTTTTCTTCTCAGCTTGAGTATTTACTTAGGAAAAATGAAAAATCTTTAAAAGAAAATATCCATAGAAATGATATAAAAAAATTAGTGAGAGAGATATTTTCAGATGTGAAAAATCTTCCAAATACAATAAGAAAAATGCAAGAATTTTACGTAATAGATGAACTTATCCCAGAATTTGGTTATCAAAGATGTCATTTCCAGTATGATACTTACCACAAATATACAACTGATGCCCATGCAATAAAAGCAGTTGAGATGCTTGAAGGTTTAAAAATAGCAGATAATCCACAAAAAAAACCATATTATGAAATTTATAAAGAGATAGAAAGAAAAGATCTTTTAATATGGGCAATTTTTTTACATGATATAGGTAAAGGACATAACACAGACCATAGTGTCCTCGGTTCTCAGATGGCTTATGATATTTTGACAAGATTTGGATACTCAAAAAGAGATGCAAAAATTGTAAGTAAGTTAGTTTTATATCATCTTGAAATGGCTAAAGTTTCCCAAAGAAGAAATCTAAATGATCCCAAAGTATTAAATGATTTTATTAAAAAGGTTAAAAATAAAGAATTTTTAAAAATGTTAACTGTTTTAACTTGGTGTGATGCAAATGCAGTAGGTCCTAATGCATGGAATGACTGGAAAAATGCACTTTTATTAGAGCTTTATTATAAAGCATATCAGATTTTAGAAGAAGGAATATCAGCAGAAGAGCATCATCAAAGACAGCTTGCAAAGAAAAAAGAAGAAATTAAAGCAATTCTTGAAAAAGAATACTCAAAAGAAGTAGCAAATAAATTTTTAAATAGAGTTTCTGATTATTATATTATCTCTACATCTTTAGATGATATATTAAAACATTTTGAACTTGAGTATGAACTTTTAAAAACAGGAGATCCACAATTTATTTTTGAAGAAAATATAACTGTTGGTTTTTCCGAATTAATAATTGCAGTTTCTGATATTGAAAATCCATTACTAATTTTTACAGGTATTTTAAGTTCTATGAATATAAATATTTTATCTATCTTTAGTTTCACAAGAAAAGACAATACAGTATTAATAGAAGCCCATATCTCAACGCCAGCTTTAGAAGCAGTAGATAAAGAAAAATTCAAAAAATTTGTTCAGATTTTTGAAGATTATAGAAAAGGAATTATCACTTTTGAAGATATAGTAAAAACTATAAAATATAAAGGTTTTAAAGCAGGAACAATACCACCACCAACATTTGTAAAAATAGACAATAAAACATCAGATAGCTATACAATTTTTGATATTTCTGCAGAAGATAGAATAGGGCTTTTATTTGACATAATAAAGGTTCTTTCAAAATTTGATTTATATGTTCATATAGTAAAAGCTACAACTCAAGGAGAAAGAGCCAGAGATTCATTTTATGTAAGAACAAAAGATATGAAAAAAATTACAGATGAAAACCTTTTAGATAAAGTTAAAAAAGAGCTTTTAGATGTTATAAAAAGTTAA
- a CDS encoding copper resistance protein B, with translation MLKKIIIISLSIIGLSIAENNEKYKFYPVKKMKPLYYGQFLFDRLEYNDKNNFDYEITSWYGGDYRRIWIELEGEHSFKNEEGNIERLDLLYGKLISPFWDIRGGIGYTSSYGNVSKDRTMAVIGLKGLAPYYFEIDTNFRLTSKGEIYGDFEAEYDLLLTQRLILQPRLDTKFSFSKIEEIGIGSGINNVKLSFRLRYEFKREFAPYIGFSYTKLLGVTKNSAEQAGKDTSYFNSLIGLRMWF, from the coding sequence ATGTTGAAAAAAATAATAATTATTAGCCTATCTATAATAGGATTATCTATAGCTGAAAATAATGAGAAATATAAATTTTATCCTGTAAAAAAGATGAAGCCATTATACTATGGCCAGTTCCTTTTTGATAGATTAGAATACAATGATAAAAATAATTTTGACTACGAGATAACCAGTTGGTATGGTGGTGATTATAGAAGAATTTGGATAGAATTAGAAGGTGAACATAGTTTTAAAAATGAAGAAGGCAATATTGAAAGATTAGATTTATTATATGGAAAATTAATTTCTCCTTTTTGGGACATAAGAGGAGGTATTGGATATACTTCTTCTTATGGGAATGTATCTAAAGATAGAACTATGGCTGTTATAGGCCTAAAAGGCCTTGCTCCTTACTATTTTGAAATAGATACTAATTTTAGATTAACCTCTAAAGGTGAAATTTATGGAGATTTTGAAGCAGAATATGATCTTTTACTTACACAAAGACTTATTCTGCAACCAAGGCTTGATACTAAATTTTCATTCTCAAAAATAGAAGAAATTGGTATAGGCTCAGGTATAAACAATGTAAAGTTAAGTTTTAGATTGAGATATGAATTTAAAAGAGAATTTGCTCCATATATTGGATTTTCATATACAAAACTTCTTGGAGTTACCAAAAATAGTGCTGAACAAGCAGGAAAAGATACAAGTTATTTTAATTCTCTTATTGGCTTACGAATGTGGTTTTAA
- the cmr1 gene encoding type III-B CRISPR module RAMP protein Cmr1, giving the protein MGKESFSVEFETITPVFTGDAWQECSELKPSSIIGSLRFWFEVYCHFAGIEVKYEESLDYKKFLKKLKEKIIKHQNNNQDIDLEEISDEILAQMGISLPSRIFGCTGWKSRVEIENMEYDLNTLKLDDIDTEFLINTDFWTKKVLFNGKKELKYIENIQVDFKISPNFKDEFLRFLKFYEDKFILLGGKKSFGFGFVKLKYENLRDLNEYNENIRDEQIVIWDSLDIKEIAKDKIKNKKILGYNIKYFLRKKERKEFRDKNFGKKGEASNFYFSMIDNSNSICHIISLLNINNINKIINKYKQEIENALRNNTQ; this is encoded by the coding sequence ATGGGGAAGGAATCTTTTTCAGTAGAGTTTGAAACAATAACACCTGTTTTTACCGGAGATGCATGGCAAGAATGCTCAGAATTAAAACCATCATCTATTATTGGAAGTCTTAGATTTTGGTTTGAAGTTTATTGCCATTTTGCAGGGATAGAAGTCAAATATGAAGAAAGCTTAGATTATAAAAAATTCCTAAAAAAATTAAAAGAAAAAATCATAAAACATCAAAACAATAATCAAGATATTGATTTAGAAGAAATATCTGATGAAATATTAGCTCAAATGGGAATATCTTTGCCATCAAGAATTTTTGGTTGCACTGGCTGGAAAAGTAGAGTAGAGATAGAGAATATGGAATATGATTTAAATACTCTTAAATTAGATGATATAGATACAGAATTTTTAATAAATACAGATTTTTGGACAAAAAAAGTTTTATTTAATGGAAAAAAAGAACTCAAATACATAGAAAATATACAAGTTGATTTTAAAATTTCTCCTAATTTTAAAGATGAGTTCTTAAGATTTTTAAAATTTTATGAAGATAAATTTATCCTTCTTGGTGGGAAAAAATCCTTTGGTTTTGGTTTTGTGAAATTAAAATATGAAAATTTAAGAGATTTAAATGAATATAATGAAAATATTCGTGATGAGCAAATTGTAATTTGGGATTCTTTGGACATAAAAGAAATAGCAAAAGATAAAATTAAAAATAAAAAAATATTAGGATATAACATAAAATATTTTTTGAGAAAAAAGGAAAGAAAAGAATTTAGAGATAAAAATTTCGGGAAAAAGGGTGAAGCTTCAAATTTTTATTTTTCTATGATTGATAATAGTAATAGTATTTGCCATATTATTTCTCTACTTAATATTAATAATATTAATAAAATAATAAATAAATATAAACAGGAAATTGAAAATGCATTACGAAACAATACTCAATAA
- a CDS encoding hydroxyacid dehydrogenase: protein MKIYFFEVENWEKIHIERRLKEKNIDAEVKFLNEELDNTNVKNFSDAEIISVFIYSKITKDVIDSMPNLKYIVTRSTGFDHIDIEYAKKKGIKVSNVPGYGNNTVAEYTFGLILALARKFKTMILNIERGDFSRQGLMGIDIMGKTIGIIGTGRIGSYVAKIAHGFGMNILAYDRSKKQNLIEQYGVKYVGLEELLSNSDIVTLHVPYTKSTHHLINRFNIKLMKLDAMLINTSRGPVVETEAIIEALREGRLSGGVALDTFEAEDVIIEEEFLKKEHLPATKLKKALEAYYVLRQENVIVSPHNAYNTRDALQRILDITVDNIESFLKGNPENIVA, encoded by the coding sequence ATGAAAATATACTTTTTTGAAGTGGAAAACTGGGAAAAAATCCATATTGAAAGAAGACTAAAAGAAAAAAATATTGATGCTGAAGTTAAATTTTTAAATGAAGAACTTGACAATACAAATGTTAAAAATTTTTCAGATGCAGAAATAATTAGTGTTTTTATTTATTCCAAAATAACAAAAGATGTTATAGATAGCATGCCTAATCTTAAATATATTGTTACTCGTTCTACTGGATTTGATCATATAGATATTGAGTATGCAAAGAAGAAAGGAATAAAGGTTTCAAATGTTCCCGGATATGGTAATAATACCGTTGCTGAATATACATTTGGTCTGATTCTTGCTCTTGCAAGAAAATTTAAAACAATGATTTTAAATATAGAAAGAGGCGATTTTTCAAGACAGGGATTAATGGGTATTGATATTATGGGAAAAACTATTGGAATAATTGGTACAGGTAGAATAGGTTCTTATGTTGCAAAAATAGCACATGGTTTTGGTATGAATATACTTGCTTATGATAGATCTAAAAAGCAAAATCTAATTGAACAGTATGGAGTCAAATATGTAGGTTTAGAAGAGCTTTTATCAAATTCTGATATTGTTACTTTACATGTACCTTATACTAAGTCAACTCATCATTTAATAAATAGATTTAATATTAAATTAATGAAATTAGATGCTATGCTTATAAATACTTCAAGAGGACCAGTAGTTGAAACAGAAGCTATAATTGAAGCATTAAGAGAAGGAAGACTTTCTGGTGGTGTAGCTTTAGATACTTTTGAAGCTGAAGATGTAATAATTGAAGAAGAATTTTTAAAGAAAGAGCATTTACCAGCAACAAAACTAAAAAAAGCTTTAGAAGCTTATTATGTATTAAGACAAGAAAATGTAATAGTTTCTCCACATAATGCTTATAATACAAGAGATGCCTTACAAAGAATACTTGATATAACAGTTGATAATATAGAATCATTTTTAAAAGGAAATCCTGAAAATATTGTTGCATAG
- the mutL gene encoding DNA mismatch repair endonuclease MutL has product MKIKQLPENVINKIAAGEVIERPANVLKELIENSLDAGANKIEVFIEKGGKRLIKVKDNGTGIEPDDIPKAVKRFTTSKIFSEDDLFNLETYGFRGEALASISAVSKFKLISRTLGNPVGYELYIEGGNIKHFKETGCGIGTSVIVEDLFFNIPARQKFLKSDRTELIHILDVFSKYAFLHTDKYLSITVDGKQLYNFYPSTLKDRVLNIIGKENEKDLIEIEYEGNIGTIKGLISTSSYITKKKYIFINGRPVRNWLIQNTIKSIIGDNFYILFFQFPSYFVDFNVHPAKEEVKFVKESSVVSLIKGALNENLNKFKSISYQFKKEETDQLKQKTATYNAKKNFEIIGQIEDTFLIAYFNGEVYFIDQHVAHERIFYEMLMEEFLEKGNIPSQRLIIPSKLSFAPDEIQRLNILKDKLKNIGFEFDIEENIVLLKAIPYNLKQNEAENALREILETGNLNISFEEIFSNIACKMSVKAGDRLNEEKAYSLLENWLKTNNPNLCPHGRPIYYKISLDEIKKYVGRK; this is encoded by the coding sequence ATGAAAATAAAACAACTTCCAGAAAATGTAATAAATAAAATAGCTGCAGGAGAAGTAATAGAAAGGCCAGCAAATGTTTTAAAAGAGCTAATAGAAAACTCCTTAGATGCTGGTGCCAATAAAATAGAAGTTTTTATAGAAAAAGGCGGTAAAAGATTAATAAAAGTAAAAGATAATGGAACTGGTATAGAACCTGATGATATTCCAAAAGCAGTAAAAAGATTTACAACAAGTAAAATTTTTTCAGAAGATGATTTGTTTAATCTTGAAACTTATGGCTTTAGAGGAGAAGCTTTAGCAAGTATTTCAGCAGTATCTAAATTTAAATTAATATCAAGAACCTTAGGAAACCCAGTAGGATATGAACTTTATATAGAAGGAGGAAATATAAAACATTTTAAAGAAACTGGCTGTGGTATTGGAACATCTGTAATAGTTGAAGATCTATTTTTTAATATACCAGCAAGACAAAAATTTTTAAAATCAGATAGAACAGAACTTATACATATACTTGATGTTTTTTCAAAATATGCATTCTTGCATACAGACAAATATTTATCTATAACTGTAGATGGAAAACAGCTTTATAACTTTTATCCTTCCACCTTAAAAGATAGAGTTTTAAATATTATTGGAAAAGAAAATGAAAAGGATTTAATAGAGATAGAATATGAAGGAAATATTGGAACTATTAAAGGTTTAATATCAACATCTTCATATATTACAAAGAAAAAATATATTTTCATAAATGGAAGACCTGTTAGAAATTGGTTAATTCAAAATACTATAAAAAGTATTATAGGAGATAATTTTTATATTCTATTTTTTCAATTTCCTTCTTATTTTGTTGATTTTAATGTTCATCCTGCAAAAGAAGAAGTTAAATTTGTTAAAGAATCTTCTGTTGTTTCATTAATAAAAGGAGCTTTAAATGAAAATCTTAATAAATTTAAATCTATTTCATATCAGTTTAAGAAAGAAGAAACTGATCAATTAAAACAAAAAACAGCCACTTACAATGCAAAGAAAAATTTTGAGATAATAGGACAGATAGAAGATACATTTTTAATAGCATATTTTAATGGAGAAGTTTATTTTATAGACCAGCATGTAGCCCATGAAAGGATTTTTTATGAGATGTTAATGGAAGAGTTTTTAGAAAAAGGAAATATTCCTTCTCAGAGACTAATAATACCTTCAAAACTATCTTTTGCACCTGATGAAATCCAAAGATTAAATATATTAAAAGATAAACTAAAAAATATTGGGTTTGAGTTTGATATAGAAGAAAATATAGTTTTGCTTAAAGCTATTCCTTACAATTTAAAACAAAATGAAGCAGAAAATGCTCTTAGAGAGATTTTAGAAACAGGAAATCTAAATATATCTTTTGAAGAAATTTTCTCAAATATTGCTTGTAAAATGTCAGTTAAAGCAGGAGATAGATTAAATGAAGAAAAAGCTTACTCTCTTTTAGAAAACTGGTTAAAAACAAATAATCCAAATTTATGCCCCCATGGAAGACCAATATATTATAAAATTTCGTTAGATGAAATAAAAAAGTATGTAGGTAGAAAATAA
- a CDS encoding cupin domain-containing protein, with the protein MDVQVVKTGITDIEKIKDILKKEGYHSIYSWTDSPNTFYDWHTHNYEEVRWVYKGKVKIGYETGEVILEPGDMLIIKPKTKHWAETTEGVSYICGSK; encoded by the coding sequence ATGGATGTACAAGTAGTAAAAACAGGTATTACTGATATAGAAAAGATAAAAGATATACTAAAAAAGGAAGGATACCATTCTATATATAGTTGGACAGATAGCCCAAATACATTTTACGACTGGCATACTCATAATTATGAAGAAGTAAGATGGGTTTATAAAGGCAAGGTAAAAATTGGATATGAAACTGGCGAAGTAATACTTGAACCTGGAGATATGTTAATAATAAAACCTAAAACAAAACATTGGGCTGAAACTACTGAAGGAGTAAGTTATATCTGTGGATCAAAATAA
- the leuD gene encoding 3-isopropylmalate dehydratase small subunit has product MSIKGRVWKFGDDINTDEIIPARYLITTDPKELAKHVMEDADPEFPKKVKAGDIIVAGKNFGCGSSREHAPLAIKGADISAIIAESFARIFYRNAINLGMLVIESEEIAKETDEGDELEIDLEKGVVRNLTKGKEYKFNPPPEDLKKIQEKGGLMEYAKAKLEEK; this is encoded by the coding sequence TTGAGCATAAAAGGAAGAGTTTGGAAGTTTGGAGATGATATTAATACAGATGAAATAATTCCGGCAAGATATTTAATCACAACAGATCCAAAAGAGCTTGCAAAACATGTAATGGAAGATGCAGATCCAGAATTTCCTAAGAAAGTTAAAGCAGGAGATATTATAGTAGCAGGTAAAAATTTTGGATGTGGTTCATCAAGGGAGCATGCCCCACTTGCTATTAAAGGTGCTGATATCTCAGCAATAATAGCAGAAAGTTTTGCAAGAATTTTTTATAGAAACGCAATAAATCTTGGAATGTTAGTTATAGAATCTGAAGAAATAGCAAAAGAAACAGATGAAGGAGATGAACTTGAAATAGATTTAGAAAAAGGGGTTGTAAGAAATTTAACAAAAGGAAAAGAATATAAATTCAATCCACCACCTGAAGATTTAAAGAAAATTCAAGAAAAAGGTGGCTTAATGGAGTATGCGAAA
- a CDS encoding PIN domain-containing protein translates to MNIKNVFVDANIIIDVFDKKRKNNQSSTKVISYLLSIKEINLYTSCDLLTTVYYILKKEDKKKRFI, encoded by the coding sequence GTGAATATTAAAAATGTTTTCGTAGATGCAAATATAATTATTGATGTTTTCGACAAAAAAAGGAAAAATAATCAGTCATCTACAAAAGTAATTAGTTATCTTTTATCTATAAAAGAGATTAATCTTTATACAAGTTGTGATTTATTAACAACAGTTTATTATATTCTAAAAAAAGAAGATAAAAAAAAACGCTTTATATAA
- a CDS encoding PIN domain-containing protein → MPFSNEEVEEAITLMEKNPKSKDLEDTLQYTLAKNNKCNIILTNDENFYSPDIETYTSLKLLQKLNI, encoded by the coding sequence ATTCCATTTTCTAATGAAGAAGTTGAAGAAGCAATAACTCTAATGGAAAAAAATCCAAAATCTAAAGATTTAGAAGACACCTTACAATATACCTTAGCAAAAAATAATAAATGTAATATTATTTTAACTAATGATGAAAACTTTTACTCTCCAGATATAGAAACCTATACTTCTTTGAAATTATTACAAAAGCTTAATATTTAA
- a CDS encoding DUF5335 family protein, producing MAVRKLEKSEWESYFDEWDKKYREGQVPKRDVKIELVNEDLGDQIETWWQELIGLDYDPKNDIFEIAAERHDHLIRKPTEIYVDEENGDIKNLEVIQWDGTKHIISFKTK from the coding sequence ATGGCAGTAAGAAAGTTAGAAAAATCAGAATGGGAATCTTATTTTGATGAATGGGACAAAAAATACAGAGAAGGTCAAGTGCCAAAAAGAGATGTAAAGATTGAACTTGTAAACGAAGATTTAGGAGATCAAATTGAAACTTGGTGGCAAGAGTTAATAGGTCTTGATTATGATCCTAAGAATGATATTTTTGAAATTGCTGCGGAAAGACATGATCATTTAATAAGAAAACCTACTGAAATTTATGTAGATGAAGAAAATGGAGATATTAAAAATTTAGAAGTTATTCAATGGGATGGAACAAAGCATATAATTTCATTCAAAACTAAATAA
- a CDS encoding copper resistance system multicopper oxidase, with translation MGERQGRAFTFNGNFPAPLIKLKEGKEAIIKVINETNESTSIHWHGIRLPNKMDGVPGVVFPGIPPKSSFTYRFPVVQSGTYWYRSHTGLQEQLGHYGPLVIDPKYPEPFEYDRDYVIQLSDWTFEDPYKVLMHLKKWDGYYNYQKRTIQDLFNDIKTKGLEYTIKERLMWARMRMNPRDIADVTASTYIYLINGMTKEENPTFIFKPGEKIRLRFINSSATTYFDIRIPGLKMKVIQADGQNVQPVEVDEFRIAVAETYDVIVQPMENKAYTIFAETMDRSGYTRGTLAPKIGMEAPVPPRRPPSTRGMIAMGMHHKMQHHMNPMKYLCNCKPMQIPNSFGPDAAMVMKNPICRLNDPGVGFENVKHKVLTYADLKSIKPFEIRNPERQIDIHLTGNMERYIWKMYSYDGKDWSSEFHQLIKTKYKERVRLVFINHTMMDHPIHLHGMWMYLQNGNGEYSPRKHTINIKPAEKVCVEIDNDALGNWAFHCHILYHMHTGMFRVLQVC, from the coding sequence ATAGGAGAGAGACAAGGAAGAGCATTTACTTTTAATGGAAATTTTCCTGCTCCTCTTATAAAGCTTAAAGAAGGAAAAGAAGCAATAATAAAAGTTATAAATGAGACAAATGAATCAACATCTATTCATTGGCATGGTATTAGGTTACCTAATAAGATGGATGGTGTACCAGGAGTAGTATTCCCAGGAATACCACCTAAAAGTAGTTTTACATATCGTTTCCCTGTTGTTCAGTCTGGAACATATTGGTATCGCAGCCATACAGGCTTGCAAGAACAACTTGGTCATTATGGTCCTTTAGTAATAGATCCTAAATATCCTGAGCCTTTTGAATATGATAGAGATTATGTAATTCAGCTTTCAGATTGGACATTTGAAGATCCTTATAAAGTATTAATGCATCTAAAAAAATGGGATGGATATTATAACTATCAAAAAAGAACTATTCAAGATTTATTTAATGATATTAAAACAAAAGGCCTTGAATACACTATCAAAGAAAGACTTATGTGGGCAAGAATGAGAATGAATCCAAGAGATATAGCAGATGTTACAGCCTCAACATATATATATCTTATTAATGGAATGACAAAAGAAGAAAACCCTACATTTATTTTTAAACCTGGTGAAAAAATAAGATTAAGATTTATTAACTCTTCAGCAACAACTTATTTTGATATAAGAATTCCAGGTTTGAAAATGAAAGTTATACAAGCAGATGGGCAAAATGTACAGCCAGTAGAAGTAGATGAGTTTCGAATAGCTGTTGCAGAAACTTATGATGTTATAGTCCAACCTATGGAAAATAAAGCTTATACTATATTTGCAGAAACAATGGATAGAAGCGGATATACAAGAGGGACTCTTGCACCTAAAATAGGCATGGAAGCTCCTGTTCCTCCGAGAAGACCTCCTTCAACAAGAGGTATGATAGCAATGGGAATGCATCATAAAATGCAACATCATATGAACCCTATGAAATATTTATGTAATTGTAAACCTATGCAAATTCCAAATAGTTTTGGACCTGATGCTGCAATGGTCATGAAAAATCCTATATGTAGGCTTAATGATCCAGGAGTAGGTTTTGAAAATGTAAAACACAAAGTTTTAACTTATGCAGATTTAAAAAGTATAAAACCTTTTGAAATAAGAAATCCAGAAAGGCAAATAGATATACATCTTACAGGAAATATGGAAAGATATATATGGAAAATGTATTCCTATGATGGTAAAGATTGGAGTTCTGAGTTCCATCAATTAATAAAAACAAAATATAAAGAGAGAGTAAGACTTGTTTTCATAAATCATACAATGATGGATCATCCAATACATCTTCATGGTATGTGGATGTATCTTCAAAATGGTAATGGTGAATACTCTCCACGAAAACATACTATAAATATAAAGCCAGCAGAAAAAGTTTGTGTTGAAATTGATAATGATGCTCTTGGGAATTGGGCATTTCATTGCCACATCTTGTACCATATGCATACAGGTATGTTTAGGGTCTTACAAGTTTGTTAA